The Candidatus Angelobacter sp. DNA window GGTCGAAGCGACCTGTCCTCTCGTGCATTTCGCACACCGGGTTGTGGCGAAGCTGGTGAGGGAAGGCTGCCACCCGGTCATCATCGGAAGGCGTGATCATGTGGAGGTGCGTGGACTGACCGAAGACCTGGCCGAGTTCAACGTGGTGCTGAGCGAGGCCGACGTCTATGCGCTCAAAGAGCGCCCGCGTTTTGGCCTCGCGGCGCAAACCACGCAACCAATCGAACGCGTTCTTCAACTCGTGTCTCTGATTCGCCGGCGGTTTCCCTGCTCCGAGGTCCGCTTCGTTGACACTGTTTGCCAGCCAACCAAACAACGCCAGACGGCGGCCATCGAACTGGCGCAACAGAGCGACGTCGTCATTGTCATCGGCGGCGCGAACAGCAACAACACCCGCGAACTCGTCACGACGTGCGGCCGCCACTGCATGCGCGTGCATCACGTCCGGACCGCGGTGGACCTGCGCCCCGAATGGTTCGTGGGCGCGGAGACGGTCGGCATCACGGCGGGGACTTCCACACCGGACGGCTTGATTGATTCCGTCGAGAAAACAATCCGCAGGTTGGGTGATGATTCGGTGGAACGTCCTTCTTGCACACCAGCCGTAGAACTGGACGCGGCGTGAACCGGGTGCCTATGAACTACACGAAATGGATTGCGCACTTTGAGCACAACCGGCGCAACCGGCCCGAGCCAAACTGGTCTGCGCCGGTGGCCGTCTCGCCGGAGGTGCTTGCCGCTCTCCTGCCGTCGCTGGAACAGTTTCAGCTCGGCGACGGCGGCGGCCCGGCTTGTCTGATCGCCTTCAACGCAGAACGATTCCGCGGCAGCACGAGTGAAACGCGCATTCTCGTTGATCTCTGGTTCGCCGAGGAGCGCGAGCACGCGCGGTTGCTCGATTGCGCCGTGGACCGACTCGGTGGACGCCGCATCAATTCGCACTGGAGTTTCACGGCATTTTGCCTCTGCCGTCGCGTTCTCGGAGTGAGGTTCGAACTCCAAATCCTTCTCCTCACCGAACTTGTCAGCACGGCCTATTACCGCGTGTTGCGCCGTCATTCGCCTGACGCCCCGCTGGCCGATATGTGCGGCCTGATCTTACACGATGAAGCGGGCCACGTTGCCTTTCATCGCGACCGATTGGCGTCGAAAGGACGCTCTCCGCTCGGT harbors:
- the ispH gene encoding 4-hydroxy-3-methylbut-2-enyl diphosphate reductase encodes the protein MKIIRAEHLGMCFGVRDAIALALRQAEEQPLTVLGDLVHNETVLASLRQKGIHLEHQPSDVSTPTVMITAHGASVRMMNRVREQGLQVVEATCPLVHFAHRVVAKLVREGCHPVIIGRRDHVEVRGLTEDLAEFNVVLSEADVYALKERPRFGLAAQTTQPIERVLQLVSLIRRRFPCSEVRFVDTVCQPTKQRQTAAIELAQQSDVVIVIGGANSNNTRELVTTCGRHCMRVHHVRTAVDLRPEWFVGAETVGITAGTSTPDGLIDSVEKTIRRLGDDSVERPSCTPAVELDAA
- a CDS encoding ferritin-like domain-containing protein; translated protein: MNYTKWIAHFEHNRRNRPEPNWSAPVAVSPEVLAALLPSLEQFQLGDGGGPACLIAFNAERFRGSTSETRILVDLWFAEEREHARLLDCAVDRLGGRRINSHWSFTAFCLCRRVLGVRFELQILLLTELVSTAYYRVLRRHSPDAPLADMCGLILHDEAGHVAFHRDRLASKGRSPLGLGGAWWQAQFWICGHAAATVLWISHGACLNAIGGSRAEYFQEVRCELRHFILSLCRAVEPVLRSRNLPYQPHKQLGSTS